From Anaerosoma tenue:
CCGTACAGGCTGGGGTAGCGGTCCGACTCGGCGCCGCCGAAGCTCGGTGTCTGCACCAGGTAGAGGCCGGCGATGAGTTGATAGCCGATGTCCGCGAATGCGGTGCCCTCCGCTTCGTGCCAGGCCACAGAGCGGTCGAAGATCGTGGGTGCGTGCTCGTCGAGCGTGTCGCTTGTGGCGACGTTCTCGATCGCACCGGTGTTCAAGTCACACACGACGATGTCGGTGTCACCGACGCCGTCGTTGGTCTCAAGCGCAACGCGGCGACCGTGCATCTGGATGTTAGCCACGTAGTCGCTGATCGCAAACGGCCCCTCCCAGTAGTCCCCCACCGGTGACAGTGTTCGGTGGTAGAGGTTGGCGCTACCCGGGGAGCGTTGTGCCATCACACACAAGCCGTTGTCTACGTCGTAGGCGATATCCGAGGGGCCGTCCGACAGCTGCCTGGCGGTGTATCCGCCCATGTCGTAGTTGCGGGCCCAGAGGTCATCGTTCGTGTCGTCCCACCAGATCACGAAGTTGCCGTCGATGCGCGGGAACTCTTCCACGGCAGCCGTTGCCCGAACCGTGCTCACAGTGTTCGTGCTCCACTGGTACATCTTGATGTCGTAGTTGCCGGAGCTGTTGTCCTGGAAGACGACCCGGTCACCCGAGACGTCCGGTTCGGCTTGCGTGCCTCCCGTGCTCGGGATCGTGCGCGTCACGCCGGTGGCGATGTTCCTGACCCGGATGCCGTTCTCGTACTCGTAGGCGAGGAGATGGCCGTCCAGCGCGGCGGTGTCCTCGGCGGCGGTTCCGCTGCCCGACACGACGACCTGCGTCCAGTCGACCGTGGGCATGATCACCACCAGGCCGGACGCCGAGCCCCCGAGCAGCATCACCACCGTCACACAACACAGAACGACCTGACGCGTATGAGTGAGTCTCATCACGTCCCCCTTCCTGCGCGGTGTCGCTGCGCGTGACACCCCCCTTGTGGATAAGACGCTGTACCCGCCCCCGGAGATGACGTAACGGTGTGGCACGTCGCGAGGGACGAGCGGTCGGGGCGGCCAGACACGCCGGGTTAGGGCCTGCGCCGCCGGTCTCGCCTCGTGCGCCCGTACGCGGTAATCTCGGCGTGCAGCGGAAGGAGGGCGGCATGTCACTCGACGATTACAACGAGAAACGTCACTTCGGCCATACGCCCGAGCCCGCGGGGAGCGCCGGGCGGTCCGGGGAGGGTCCTGCGGGCGGGCTGCGCTTCGTGGTGCAGAAGCACGACGCGTCCCAACTGCACTACGACTTCCGGCTGGAGTGGGACGGGGTGCTTCTCTCGTGGGCAGTGCCAAAGGGGCCCAGCCTCGACCCGAAGGACAAGCGGCTCGCCGTGGAGGTGGAAGACCACCCGGTTGACTACGCCGACTTCGAGGGGGTCATACCCGAGGACGAGTATGGTGGCGGCACCGTGATGGTGTGGGACCGGGGCACGTATGAGCCCCGGGGCGACATGGCGGAGATGCGCGCCGACGGCAGCATCAAGGTGGACATGCGCGGCGAGAAGCTTCGCGGGGGGTTCGCGCTGGTGCGCATGAAGCGGCGCGAGGGCGAGAAGCGGGACAACTGGCTGCTCATCAAGGAGCGCGACGACGAGGCCCGACCACGTGACTCGTACGATGTCTTGGCCGAGGAGCCCGGCTCCGCTAAGACCGGCCGGAGCATGGAGGAGATCGCGGCGGAGGCCTGATCGAACGCCGTCTGCGGCATCGGGTGCTGTCGCGGGCGGCCCGTGTGCGCTACGGTATCTCCATGGCTGCCACACGATCCGTCTTCGACATACTCGGTCCGGTGATGATCGGCCCCTCCTCGAGCCACACCGCCGGAGCGGTGAGGCTGGGCCTGCTGGCCCGGGCGATCGTCGGCCGACTGCCTGATTCTGTCACGGTCACGCTCCACGGATCGTTCGCCTCGACAGGCAAGGGCCACGGCACCGATCTCGCCATTGTTGCGGGCTTGCTCGGCATGCGTCCCGACGACCCGGGGATCGTGGATGCTTTCGAGCGGGCGGCGGACGCCGGAATGGAGTTCGACATCCGCACCGGCGACCTCGGCGACGTGCACGCTAACACGGCGCTTCTCCAGCTGTCACTCGGTGACCGCACGGTGGAGATCATGGGATCGTCGATCGGCGGTGGCGAGGTGCTCGTGACGCGTATGGGCCGTTTTGAGGTGTACGCCACGGGCCGCATGCCGCTGCTCATCGTGGAGCACACCGATCTGCCGGGAGAGATCGCGGCGGTCACGCGGATCATCTCCGAACATGGCGCCAACATCGCCGAGATGCGCGTGTCGCGCACGCGCAGAGGCGCCGAGGCGTTGATGCTGATCGAGACCGACACCGAACTCGACGCGGACGCGCTGGCCGCCATCGCCGAACTCCCTGGCGTGATGGTGACCCGCGCGGTGCCGGCGGTCTAGGGGAGGCGGCAGTGGCGTACACGACGTTCGCGGAACTCCTCGAGGCCGCGCGGGTGCACGGCTCGCTCGCAGCCGCC
This genomic window contains:
- a CDS encoding DNA polymerase ligase N-terminal domain-containing protein, which translates into the protein MSLDDYNEKRHFGHTPEPAGSAGRSGEGPAGGLRFVVQKHDASQLHYDFRLEWDGVLLSWAVPKGPSLDPKDKRLAVEVEDHPVDYADFEGVIPEDEYGGGTVMVWDRGTYEPRGDMAEMRADGSIKVDMRGEKLRGGFALVRMKRREGEKRDNWLLIKERDDEARPRDSYDVLAEEPGSAKTGRSMEEIAAEA
- the sdaAB gene encoding L-serine ammonia-lyase, iron-sulfur-dependent subunit beta — protein: MAATRSVFDILGPVMIGPSSSHTAGAVRLGLLARAIVGRLPDSVTVTLHGSFASTGKGHGTDLAIVAGLLGMRPDDPGIVDAFERAADAGMEFDIRTGDLGDVHANTALLQLSLGDRTVEIMGSSIGGGEVLVTRMGRFEVYATGRMPLLIVEHTDLPGEIAAVTRIISEHGANIAEMRVSRTRRGAEALMLIETDTELDADALAAIAELPGVMVTRAVPAV